One part of the Arachidicoccus terrestris genome encodes these proteins:
- a CDS encoding malate:quinone oxidoreductase, with translation MNSNSNPDIILIGAGIMSATLGSMLNQLMPNATIEIYERLDQIAQESSDAWNNAGTGHSALCELNYTPELPDGTIDATKALRVAEQFELSKQYWAYLSVAKLLQDPKDFISPIPHMSFVWGADNVRFLRKRYDKLQTYNLFKDMQFSDEQQQLKEWIPLIMQDRDPKQPVAATKMDIGTDVNFGALARQMIGYLKNTAGVKIFTGHEVTNLKKRSDGSWQLKIKDLTSGQVKKATAKFVFIGAGGGALPLLEKSRIPEGKGFGGFPASGQWLRCTNPDIIKQHQAKVYGKPAVGAPPMSDPHLDTRMIGGERALLFGPFAGFSSKFLKNGSYWDLPLSIKWSNLWPMIKVGLTNFALLKYLIKQISQSPADRVNALKKFYVNADAKDWELEIAGQRVQVIKKDPKKGGILQFGTEVVTSADGSISALLGASPGASTSVPIMLELIQRCFPKEFQSEAWQNKLTQMVPSFGQSLEKHPDLCQKMRSWTSEALELNRPISA, from the coding sequence ATGAATAGCAATAGTAATCCGGATATTATCTTAATCGGCGCAGGCATTATGAGTGCCACTTTAGGCTCGATGCTGAATCAACTGATGCCCAATGCAACGATTGAAATTTATGAACGCTTAGACCAGATCGCACAAGAAAGCTCTGATGCGTGGAACAATGCCGGAACCGGCCATTCTGCGCTTTGTGAGCTTAACTACACCCCTGAACTCCCAGATGGAACCATTGATGCTACAAAAGCTTTAAGGGTCGCAGAGCAGTTTGAGCTTTCTAAACAATACTGGGCCTATCTTTCAGTGGCTAAATTGTTACAGGATCCAAAAGATTTTATCTCACCGATTCCACATATGAGTTTTGTCTGGGGAGCTGATAACGTTCGTTTTTTGAGGAAGAGATATGATAAACTGCAGACGTATAACCTTTTTAAAGATATGCAGTTTTCCGATGAACAACAGCAGCTTAAAGAATGGATCCCGCTTATTATGCAGGATAGAGATCCTAAACAGCCGGTGGCAGCGACTAAAATGGATATCGGAACTGATGTCAACTTTGGCGCACTGGCCAGACAGATGATCGGCTATCTGAAGAACACGGCGGGTGTAAAAATATTTACAGGACATGAAGTTACGAACCTGAAGAAGAGATCGGACGGATCCTGGCAATTAAAAATTAAAGACCTTACATCAGGTCAGGTCAAAAAAGCTACCGCAAAATTCGTATTCATTGGCGCGGGCGGCGGCGCTTTGCCTTTGCTTGAAAAATCAAGGATACCTGAGGGAAAGGGATTTGGTGGATTCCCGGCCAGTGGTCAATGGCTTAGATGTACTAATCCGGACATCATTAAACAACATCAGGCAAAAGTCTATGGCAAGCCTGCCGTAGGCGCTCCCCCCATGAGTGATCCACATCTGGATACCCGGATGATTGGTGGGGAACGCGCATTACTGTTTGGGCCTTTTGCAGGATTTTCTTCCAAGTTTTTGAAAAATGGCTCTTACTGGGACTTGCCTTTATCTATTAAATGGAGCAATCTCTGGCCAATGATTAAAGTAGGGTTAACTAATTTTGCTTTGTTGAAATATTTAATCAAGCAGATCAGTCAGTCTCCTGCAGATAGAGTAAACGCGTTGAAGAAGTTTTATGTTAATGCGGATGCAAAAGACTGGGAACTGGAGATCGCTGGCCAAAGGGTGCAGGTGATCAAAAAAGATCCTAAAAAAGGTGGAATCCTGCAATTCGGCACAGAGGTCGTTACCAGTGCTGATGGCTCTATTTCTGCCTTGTTAGGGGCCTCCCCCGGCGCCTCTACGTCAGTGCCTATTATGTTAGAGCTCATTCAACGATGTTTTCCTAAAGAATTTCAATCAGAAGCCTGGCAAAATAAATTAACTCAGATGGTGCCTAGCTTTGGCCAGTCCCTGGAGAAGCACCCTGATCTGTGTCAGAAAATGCGTTCCTGGACTTCCGAAGCGCTTGAATTGAACAGGCCTATATCAGCATAG
- a CDS encoding formate/nitrite transporter family protein produces MTYNKPTDVISAMITSGITKINLSPRHLMIRSLLSGGLLGIGTSLAFTAIVQTGLGITGAILFPACFVIVIILGLELVTGSFAVLPIAYFDKKMRFAHMAKNLCMVYIGNLLGSLLYALLFWVSITNLGHTPDSPLAAAIIKAAEGKTLHYAQYGFDGTITAFSKAILCNWMVTMAVVMAFASNAAGGKILGAWLPILIFFAQGYEHAVVNMFLIPAGMLLGAKISFSDWWLYNQIPVTIGNIIGGSIFTGLALYTTYHLKKPSPKTPEQWHEEDEANGISVESITSKMSN; encoded by the coding sequence ATGACGTACAACAAACCAACGGATGTGATAAGTGCGATGATCACTTCCGGCATCACTAAAATCAATTTAAGCCCCCGACACTTAATGATTAGAAGCCTTTTGTCAGGAGGGCTGCTGGGTATCGGTACATCTCTGGCTTTTACAGCTATTGTACAGACCGGACTCGGCATCACAGGCGCGATATTATTTCCGGCCTGCTTTGTCATCGTAATTATTCTGGGGCTCGAACTGGTGACGGGCAGCTTCGCTGTACTCCCCATCGCCTATTTTGATAAAAAAATGCGGTTCGCGCATATGGCAAAAAACCTCTGCATGGTATATATTGGAAATCTTTTAGGCAGCCTGCTCTATGCTTTATTATTCTGGGTTTCTATAACCAACTTGGGACATACACCTGATTCGCCCCTTGCTGCGGCTATCATAAAAGCAGCCGAAGGCAAGACGCTCCATTATGCACAATATGGTTTTGATGGTACTATTACCGCATTTTCAAAAGCTATATTATGTAATTGGATGGTTACGATGGCAGTCGTAATGGCATTCGCCTCTAATGCTGCTGGTGGCAAGATATTAGGAGCCTGGTTACCTATTCTGATATTTTTCGCGCAGGGCTATGAGCATGCTGTCGTCAACATGTTCCTTATACCTGCCGGCATGTTACTGGGAGCAAAGATTAGTTTTAGTGACTGGTGGTTGTATAATCAAATTCCGGTAACCATAGGTAACATAATAGGTGGCTCTATATTCACCGGTCTAGCTCTATATACCACCTATCACCTAAAAAAACCAAGCCCAAAAACACCGGAGCAGTGGCATGAAGAAGATGAAGCTAACGGAATCAGCGTAGAGTCTATAACAAGCAAAATGAGCAATTAG
- a CDS encoding heparinase II/III domain-containing protein yields MRFGIRALFVLLVSLGSLSFISAQRNWLTKQSTRQQIQTYLSSIDRWRTTQKQSVLTAIHFLPDSVKQKLVHNAEKYLSFKWPNLPATIYLQFGENGNRTNYEKIRRERRQVLSALAIGELIEGQKRFIPQLVDGIWAICEESTWVYPAHLSIQRQYSPLPRPGENIIDLGDASTAELMSWTYLLLKDQLAQISDILPQRIQYELERRVIEPYLSRSDFWWLGFKGQSVNNWNPTVNSGVLLTALLVEDNQSRLDSTVYKTMKSVDIFINQYPADGGCDEGPGYWSMAGGALIGYLSKLKSATQGKADIASHPLIGKMGKYIYRANIDRNYFVNYGDAHATVTPNVISVYEYGEACKNDTLKQFAAWFAKEGGSVYNYLYNARSALERFVDYLGICRDIANIPAKQPLIKESWLSDLQELTVRSKESSSAGLFLAAKGGTNGASHNHNDVGNFIIYAAGRPAIIDLGVGTYTKQTFSKDRYKIFTMQSAWHNLPVINGAMQKAGGQYKAKAVKVVEGNKTMTLSMELAGAYPAAAGVDSWKRVLRFSADRIELEESYKLSQYKQVTSLSLITPLNVDVENDELILRGNTSDGALIIRFDPKQLRPSIITKELTDPSLEHAWGQNIRKISFEVLSHTMNGAYKVSFEQP; encoded by the coding sequence ATGCGATTCGGTATACGCGCATTATTTGTATTACTGGTGTCGTTGGGGTCCCTATCCTTCATTTCTGCTCAGCGCAACTGGTTAACAAAACAATCAACACGTCAGCAGATTCAAACCTATTTATCATCTATTGACCGCTGGAGGACGACCCAAAAACAATCCGTACTGACTGCAATCCACTTTCTGCCAGATTCGGTTAAACAGAAACTGGTGCACAATGCCGAAAAATATTTGTCTTTTAAATGGCCAAATTTACCGGCTACCATTTATCTGCAATTCGGAGAAAATGGTAATAGAACAAATTATGAGAAGATAAGGCGGGAGCGGCGTCAGGTGCTAAGTGCGCTTGCAATAGGAGAATTGATAGAAGGCCAGAAAAGATTTATTCCCCAACTGGTCGATGGTATCTGGGCTATTTGCGAAGAAAGCACATGGGTCTATCCGGCGCATCTGTCAATACAACGACAATATTCACCACTACCCAGACCCGGGGAAAATATTATTGATTTAGGAGATGCCAGCACGGCTGAATTGATGTCCTGGACCTATTTATTATTAAAGGACCAATTGGCCCAGATATCCGATATTCTACCCCAGCGCATTCAATATGAATTAGAAAGACGCGTCATAGAACCATATTTATCCCGTTCCGATTTTTGGTGGTTGGGCTTTAAAGGTCAATCAGTTAACAACTGGAATCCAACAGTAAACAGCGGTGTTTTGCTGACGGCATTACTAGTGGAGGATAATCAATCACGATTAGATTCAACGGTCTATAAGACGATGAAAAGTGTCGATATATTCATTAACCAGTATCCTGCCGATGGAGGCTGTGATGAGGGCCCCGGATATTGGAGTATGGCAGGCGGCGCCCTGATCGGTTATTTGTCTAAGCTAAAATCGGCTACGCAGGGCAAAGCCGATATTGCTTCCCATCCACTCATAGGAAAAATGGGAAAGTATATCTACCGGGCAAATATTGATAGAAATTATTTTGTGAACTATGGGGATGCACATGCAACCGTGACGCCGAATGTCATATCTGTATATGAATATGGAGAAGCCTGCAAAAACGATACATTGAAGCAATTTGCCGCTTGGTTTGCAAAAGAAGGAGGGAGTGTGTACAATTACTTGTATAATGCACGTAGCGCGCTTGAACGGTTTGTAGATTATCTTGGCATTTGTCGGGACATCGCAAATATCCCGGCGAAACAGCCATTGATTAAAGAATCTTGGCTGTCGGATCTTCAGGAACTCACCGTCAGATCTAAAGAATCCTCCTCGGCCGGATTGTTCTTAGCGGCTAAAGGAGGTACTAATGGCGCCAGTCATAACCATAATGATGTTGGGAACTTCATCATATATGCTGCTGGCCGGCCGGCTATCATTGACCTGGGCGTTGGAACCTATACGAAACAAACCTTTAGCAAGGACCGGTATAAGATCTTTACCATGCAATCTGCCTGGCATAACCTGCCCGTAATCAACGGAGCGATGCAAAAAGCCGGCGGACAATATAAAGCAAAGGCGGTGAAAGTTGTGGAGGGAAACAAAACTATGACTCTGTCCATGGAACTTGCCGGGGCATATCCTGCTGCTGCCGGGGTAGATTCCTGGAAGCGGGTATTAAGGTTTTCCGCAGATCGGATCGAATTAGAAGAGTCGTATAAGCTCAGCCAATATAAGCAGGTTACTTCATTATCCTTGATAACACCTCTGAACGTAGATGTTGAAAATGATGAGCTTATCCTGAGAGGCAATACATCTGACGGTGCATTGATTATCCGTTTTGATCCAAAACAGTTAAGACCGTCGATAATAACAAAAGAATTGACAGACCCAAGTCTGGAGCATGCATGGGGGCAAAACATCAGGAAGATCAGCTTCGAAGTGCTTTCTCATACAATGAATGGAGCGTATAAGGTCTCATTTGAACAGCCGTAA
- a CDS encoding BT_3987 domain-containing protein has protein sequence MKKSNNKYNITLTLAALLMAFAITGCNKWDELTSPNEGNVYMPQAYAERAKLHLYRIDSSQTFVFGASLGGFNGATQDMAVEFEVDPNLISQYNQDHVYLNYNFIALPEDAYSISSLNSTIKKGKSDSDPVTVTIMTNKLNPNLDYCLPVKIKSTSLDSKIDSVLQVSYFLIDSFYIRYHDIPGILTVAKDNNDGPTGKEGSTKLTDNDYGTKFLYEFEKNTWMQLKLDKAVKLNAYEITSANDADTRDPKDWEFQGSNDGINWFVLDEQSGNIFPNRNTTYRYELNRPDGKEYLYYRLFVKDNNGSSLLQIAEWRLLEYY, from the coding sequence ATGAAAAAATCAAACAATAAATACAATATTACGTTAACCCTGGCCGCTTTACTAATGGCATTTGCAATTACAGGTTGCAATAAATGGGACGAATTAACGTCACCGAACGAAGGCAATGTCTATATGCCGCAGGCATATGCGGAGAGAGCAAAATTGCATTTATATCGCATAGACTCGTCACAAACGTTTGTGTTCGGAGCATCGCTTGGAGGGTTTAATGGCGCCACACAAGACATGGCGGTAGAATTCGAAGTAGACCCAAATTTAATCTCACAATACAATCAAGATCATGTTTACCTTAATTACAACTTTATCGCTTTACCAGAAGATGCTTACTCAATCTCTTCGTTAAACAGTACGATAAAAAAAGGCAAATCAGATTCCGATCCGGTTACGGTAACAATTATGACAAATAAGCTGAATCCCAATCTTGATTATTGTTTACCCGTAAAAATAAAAAGTACCTCTTTGGACAGCAAAATAGATTCCGTCCTTCAGGTAAGCTATTTTTTGATCGACTCTTTTTATATCCGCTATCATGACATTCCTGGTATTTTAACGGTAGCAAAGGATAACAATGATGGTCCGACAGGTAAAGAAGGCTCTACAAAGCTCACAGATAATGACTACGGGACAAAATTCTTATATGAATTTGAAAAAAATACCTGGATGCAGTTAAAACTGGATAAAGCGGTGAAGTTAAACGCTTATGAAATAACATCGGCTAATGATGCAGACACAAGAGATCCCAAAGACTGGGAGTTCCAAGGATCGAATGACGGCATCAACTGGTTCGTGCTCGATGAACAATCTGGAAACATTTTTCCGAATAGAAATACGACTTACAGGTACGAACTTAATCGGCCGGATGGCAAGGAATATCTTTATTACAGGCTGTTTGTAAAAGATAATAACGGATCTAGTCTTTTACAGATTGCGGAGTGGAGATTGTTAGAGTACTATTAA
- a CDS encoding RagB/SusD family nutrient uptake outer membrane protein: protein MKLKILLLGFVIAVGIAVFSSCSKFLDQVPDITLSDDSIFANLENTQKYLAQVYANVPDPYANRGGWGSDDASFNQLADESNYFAINFSINAFSYNTLSASFGAFEYLWPEYYKPVRTATDFINKIDGANSREVNDYLKAHFKAEARAMRAIFYFWLLRLYGPVVILPQPLSISASNDDLALSRAPFDSCVNYIVGQLDTAYNELKAISSSSQPSDLPLNDEYGRVTTGVCKAYKEQVLLLAASPLFNGNPAYAGVTNHDGTHLFPAQFDKNKWKTAADAAKAFIDEFVPGTYKLYTVNNSDPFMAAYEACRDVISTDWNDEWIFAKSLSNGIGTYNYNGIPKLVGYGTSVPKGGGFLAANQSIVDAFFMKNGYPIADQNSNYQSTGFSDFKSPYDIKSRRTFNQWVGREPRFYADITYTNSYWLDQGSSSDEVIVDFTYSGSSGKSRSDHDYSSTGYLVRKNITKSNDRKGWCHLRLAQIFLDYAEALNEYDPGNPDILKYLNLIRSRAGIAEYGSGSDMIPAPTSQNAMRKAIHHERQVELAFEGVRYFDLRRWLDAATELNKPVYGMNVDGENKDDAFYQKTLIKNISFTQRCYLWAIPSSEIRKDENLVQNPGW from the coding sequence ATGAAACTTAAAATATTGTTATTAGGATTTGTTATCGCAGTGGGCATAGCAGTATTCTCCTCCTGCAGTAAATTTCTTGACCAGGTTCCAGATATCACCTTATCGGACGACTCCATATTTGCTAACCTGGAAAATACGCAAAAGTATCTGGCACAAGTTTACGCGAATGTTCCAGACCCATATGCCAATAGAGGCGGTTGGGGCTCAGATGACGCATCTTTTAACCAACTCGCCGACGAATCTAATTATTTTGCAATTAACTTCAGCATCAACGCATTTAGTTATAATACCTTATCTGCATCATTTGGTGCTTTTGAATACCTCTGGCCGGAATATTACAAGCCTGTCAGAACCGCCACAGATTTTATTAACAAGATCGATGGTGCCAATTCAAGAGAAGTCAATGATTATCTTAAAGCCCACTTCAAGGCGGAAGCAAGAGCCATGCGCGCCATTTTCTATTTCTGGTTATTAAGACTATATGGTCCAGTCGTAATCCTGCCGCAACCATTATCTATTTCTGCTTCCAATGACGACCTGGCTCTTTCAAGGGCTCCTTTTGATAGCTGTGTAAACTATATAGTTGGGCAGCTAGATACCGCCTACAATGAACTAAAGGCAATTTCCTCATCCAGTCAGCCATCCGATCTACCACTTAACGATGAATATGGTCGTGTAACAACCGGCGTCTGTAAAGCTTATAAAGAGCAAGTCCTGCTTTTGGCAGCCAGTCCCCTTTTCAATGGAAATCCCGCATATGCAGGGGTTACTAATCACGACGGGACCCATTTATTTCCGGCTCAATTTGATAAGAATAAATGGAAAACAGCGGCTGATGCGGCCAAGGCATTTATTGATGAGTTTGTCCCCGGCACCTACAAATTATATACAGTGAACAACTCAGATCCGTTTATGGCAGCATATGAAGCATGCCGTGATGTAATCTCCACCGATTGGAACGATGAATGGATCTTTGCAAAGTCACTGAGTAACGGAATTGGCACCTACAATTATAACGGTATCCCTAAGCTCGTAGGATACGGAACAAGCGTTCCGAAAGGAGGCGGATTCTTAGCCGCCAATCAGTCAATTGTAGATGCCTTCTTTATGAAAAACGGCTATCCCATTGCAGATCAGAACTCGAATTATCAGTCAACAGGGTTTTCCGATTTCAAGAGCCCATATGACATAAAATCCCGACGAACCTTTAATCAATGGGTAGGCAGAGAACCTCGTTTCTATGCCGACATAACATATACTAACAGTTATTGGCTAGATCAGGGTAGCAGTTCCGATGAAGTAATAGTAGACTTTACTTATTCCGGTTCTTCCGGAAAAAGCAGAAGCGACCATGACTATTCTTCTACCGGATATCTGGTTAGAAAAAACATCACAAAATCGAATGACAGAAAGGGATGGTGTCATTTAAGACTAGCTCAAATATTTTTGGATTACGCAGAGGCACTTAATGAATACGACCCAGGTAATCCCGATATCTTAAAATATCTAAATCTCATCCGCAGTCGTGCCGGGATTGCCGAATATGGTTCAGGTTCAGATATGATACCAGCTCCTACCAGCCAGAATGCAATGCGGAAGGCCATACACCATGAACGGCAGGTAGAACTGGCATTCGAGGGAGTCCGATATTTTGATCTACGTAGATGGCTGGATGCTGCCACAGAATTAAATAAACCCGTATATGGAATGAATGTAGATGGAGAGAACAAGGATGACGCTTTCTATCAGAAAACACTTATTAAAAACATTTCATTTACACAACGTTGCTATCTGTGGGCAATTCCCAGTTCAGAAATCAGAAAAGATGAAAATTTAGTTCAAAATCCGGGTTGGTAA
- a CDS encoding SusC/RagA family TonB-linked outer membrane protein, whose product MELKKLKCRWRLSLLLCLGLFLSGATLQAQIERTQQEKITLTGNVKDNLGSNLIGVTIRNSTSGKTVISDDKGNFRIEAVKGDSLLASFIGYEDYRWQFTTQIVYNIVMNPVIGGLNDVAVVGYGRQKKISLVGAQSSVRVEELKQPVANLNTMLAGRISGLVGVQRSGLPGSNSADIWIRGISTFGSSGSGPLVIIDGVQGRSLNDIDPEDVADFTILKDATATAVYGALGANGVIIVNTKRGKIGKVNLMVNYLEGITAFTKLQEMADAKTYMELRNEAALASGMTPFYSQDYIDSTLDPNANHYVYPNEDWLGKLFNSTSHNRRLNFSATGGSDRVQYYTSLSYYEESSLLKTDGLQTYDAGTKYQRYNFVSNVDMKWTKTTKFFLGINGYISQFNEPGSGASSAFNNAMRASPVHYPAMYPGNLVAGIAEGSTPSPNPWADITQSGYREDFRSKISSTARLEQDLGFILKGLSANGQYTFDTYSTNSQDRKRQRSVYFLDQVDHYNDDGSLNLEQVISGEDVLGYDPKSSQDRQFSLQGQVNWHRTFGDHDVQAMVVYSQLSQANPTATNYQDAIPTRQQNYAARATYAFKDKYFAEFDAGYTGSQVFSPEDRYGFFPSLGVGWVLSNEKFWKPLSNIFTFFKLRYSNGYSGAIGGTRFDYITTITDEAKGIAFGRVGSQYPKKDYAGINIRHYGASVIWAKSHDQDVGLEFKVLNNKLSFILDWFQKYRTGIFLTRANFPGFAGLQYQPDGNYGITINRGFDGTVELLPVPLTDKLSISFRGTFTYNKDKLLENGAAPYEEPYMDPRGQKILNNYGYIAEGLFQSEAELLNHADQSGVGGVARVGDIKYKDLNGDGVINQYDQTFIGHGDVAPLTFGFGMNLQYGNWYLSAFFEGVQGADRVLSEIARSPFAGSEDNNIYANTVDRWTEQNHAEHPFYPRLGYGTVANANNNVASTWWVKDQSFIRFKTLNFGYNLPNKIFKNSGFKNARIYFDAVNLCYWSPFKLWDPEMNTGSGNTYPNTRNMAIGFQVHFN is encoded by the coding sequence ATGGAATTAAAAAAACTAAAATGCAGATGGAGATTATCACTGCTATTATGTCTGGGTCTTTTTCTGTCTGGAGCCACACTCCAGGCGCAGATCGAACGTACACAACAGGAAAAAATCACTTTAACCGGTAACGTTAAGGATAACCTCGGAAGCAATTTAATCGGGGTAACCATTAGAAATTCGACATCCGGCAAAACCGTTATTTCTGATGATAAAGGGAACTTCCGAATTGAAGCAGTAAAGGGAGATTCACTTCTAGCCTCCTTTATTGGCTACGAGGACTATCGCTGGCAATTTACCACACAGATTGTATACAATATTGTAATGAATCCGGTAATAGGAGGTCTGAATGATGTTGCAGTCGTTGGTTATGGACGTCAGAAAAAAATCAGTTTAGTTGGTGCTCAATCTTCAGTTCGTGTAGAGGAACTCAAACAGCCCGTAGCGAACCTTAATACGATGCTTGCGGGCCGTATTTCCGGTTTAGTTGGCGTTCAGCGCTCCGGCTTACCCGGAAGCAATTCCGCTGATATCTGGATACGTGGTATTTCAACCTTTGGTTCCAGCGGCAGTGGACCGCTGGTAATCATTGACGGTGTTCAAGGTCGTAGCCTAAATGACATTGATCCAGAAGATGTTGCAGATTTTACCATTCTAAAGGATGCAACAGCAACTGCCGTGTACGGCGCCCTGGGTGCTAATGGAGTTATCATCGTCAATACGAAAAGAGGCAAAATCGGAAAAGTCAACCTCATGGTTAATTATCTGGAAGGTATAACTGCTTTTACCAAATTGCAGGAAATGGCTGATGCGAAAACCTATATGGAACTTAGAAATGAAGCTGCATTGGCTTCTGGTATGACGCCCTTCTATTCCCAGGATTATATTGATAGTACTTTGGACCCCAATGCCAACCATTATGTATACCCTAATGAAGATTGGTTGGGCAAGCTGTTCAATAGTACCTCACACAACCGTCGGTTGAACTTCAGCGCGACAGGCGGGTCCGATAGAGTACAATATTATACTTCACTATCCTATTATGAAGAGTCATCGCTTTTGAAAACCGATGGCCTGCAGACATATGATGCCGGCACCAAATATCAACGCTACAACTTCGTATCAAATGTTGATATGAAATGGACCAAGACAACCAAATTCTTCTTAGGTATCAACGGCTACATTTCTCAGTTCAACGAGCCAGGTTCCGGTGCCAGCTCTGCATTTAATAATGCAATGAGAGCAAGCCCTGTCCATTATCCGGCTATGTATCCAGGAAACCTGGTAGCGGGGATTGCAGAAGGGTCAACACCTTCTCCGAACCCCTGGGCAGATATTACCCAATCGGGTTACAGGGAAGATTTCAGATCAAAGATATCCTCTACTGCCCGACTGGAACAGGACCTGGGATTTATATTAAAAGGGCTTAGCGCCAACGGCCAATATACTTTTGATACCTATAGTACCAATAGCCAGGACAGAAAAAGGCAAAGAAGCGTCTATTTCCTCGACCAGGTTGACCACTACAATGACGATGGTTCACTTAATTTGGAACAGGTAATTTCCGGAGAAGATGTTTTAGGATACGATCCCAAAAGCTCTCAAGACCGACAATTTTCTTTGCAAGGCCAAGTCAACTGGCACCGGACTTTTGGCGACCATGATGTGCAGGCCATGGTTGTCTATAGCCAACTTAGCCAGGCAAACCCCACTGCTACCAATTACCAAGATGCTATTCCTACCCGTCAGCAAAACTATGCTGCTAGAGCAACCTACGCTTTTAAAGACAAATATTTTGCGGAGTTTGACGCTGGATATACCGGCTCTCAGGTATTTTCCCCTGAAGACCGATATGGCTTCTTTCCCTCTCTCGGGGTAGGCTGGGTGCTGTCGAACGAAAAGTTCTGGAAACCTTTATCTAATATATTTACATTCTTCAAGTTAAGATACTCAAACGGGTATTCAGGCGCTATAGGCGGCACTCGCTTTGACTACATCACTACTATAACAGATGAAGCTAAAGGGATTGCATTTGGTAGAGTTGGAAGCCAATATCCCAAAAAAGATTATGCCGGGATCAATATCCGCCACTACGGAGCTAGTGTCATATGGGCAAAATCCCATGATCAGGATGTAGGCCTGGAGTTCAAAGTGTTGAATAACAAGCTTTCCTTTATATTAGACTGGTTTCAGAAATATAGAACAGGCATCTTCCTGACACGTGCCAACTTTCCCGGCTTTGCAGGATTGCAATATCAGCCAGACGGCAACTACGGTATAACCATCAATCGGGGATTCGATGGTACGGTTGAATTACTGCCTGTTCCGCTGACGGATAAGCTGTCTATTTCATTCAGAGGAACTTTTACATATAATAAAGACAAGTTACTTGAAAACGGAGCAGCGCCTTATGAAGAGCCTTATATGGATCCAAGAGGGCAAAAAATCCTAAATAACTATGGTTACATAGCAGAGGGCCTTTTCCAAAGCGAAGCAGAGCTTCTCAATCATGCTGACCAGTCAGGCGTAGGTGGTGTAGCCAGGGTAGGTGATATTAAATATAAAGACCTCAATGGAGACGGCGTTATCAACCAATATGACCAAACCTTTATCGGCCATGGAGACGTTGCTCCGTTAACCTTTGGATTTGGCATGAATCTGCAATATGGCAACTGGTATTTAAGCGCCTTTTTTGAGGGCGTACAGGGGGCTGACAGAGTGTTGAGTGAAATTGCAAGAAGTCCGTTTGCCGGCTCTGAAGATAACAACATATATGCAAACACGGTGGACAGGTGGACAGAACAGAATCACGCTGAACATCCATTCTATCCACGTCTAGGATATGGAACGGTTGCAAACGCAAATAACAATGTGGCAAGTACCTGGTGGGTAAAAGATCAGTCATTCATCCGCTTTAAAACGCTGAACTTCGGCTATAACTTACCCAACAAAATCTTTAAAAACTCCGGTTTTAAGAACGCCAGGATATATTTTGACGCCGTCAATCTATGTTATTGGAGTCCATTCAAACTATGGGATCCCGAAATGAACACAGGTAGTGGTAACACCTATCCAAATACCAGAAATATGGCAATTGGTTTCCAGGTTCATTTTAATTAA